The stretch of DNA AGGCCGCGCGCGGCCTCGCGTACCGGATGACCGATTCGCGCACCGCGTACATCGGCGACGCGTTCGACTTCCTGTCGAACCCGATCGCGTTCGGCATTTCGCCGGCGTTCGTCGCGGCGGTCGCGGTGATGGGGGTCGCGCAGCTCGCGCTGACGCGCACGGTGTTCGGCCGCTACCTGATCGGGATCGGCACGAACGAGGAAGCGGTGCGGCTCGCGGGCGTCGATCCCAGGCCGTACAAGGTCGCGGTGTTCGCGCTGATGGGCGCGTTGTCCGGGCTCGCCGCGCTGTTCCAGATTTCGCGGCTCGAAGCGGCGGACCCGAACGCGGGCGCCGGCCTCGAACTGCAGGTGATCGCGGCCGTCGTGATCGGCGGCACGAGTCTGATGGGCGGGCGCGGCTCGGTCATCAGCACGTTTTTCGGCGTGTTGATCATCTCGGTGCTGGCCGCCGGTCTCGCGCAGATCGGCGCGAACGAGCCGACCAAGCGGATCATCACCGGCACGGTGATCGTCGTCGCGGTCGTGCTCGACACGTACCGCAGCCGGCGGCGCAGGCCATGACAGGCAGTTGACGTGAGTTCGGTCCGCGCGGGGTCGCCGGACCGTCGGGGGCAACCGCGGTTCCGGCGCGCGTGCGGCGCGGCCGGAGCGGCGACAGGCGGTAACGAGGCAGGGAGTATCACAGGGAAATGGCGACGATCAAGGACGTGGCTGCGGTGGCGGGGGTGTCGTTCACCACGGTGTCGCATGTCGTGAACAATTCGCGGCCGGTATCGGCCGACGTGCGGGCGAAGGTCGAACTGGCGATCCGCGAGCTGAACTACGTGCCGTCGGCGGTCGCGCGCTCGCTGAAGGCGCGCTCGACGGCGACGGTCGGCTTGCTGGTGCCGAACGGCACGAATCCGTATTTCGCGGAACTGGCGCGCGGCGTCGAGGACGCGTGCGCGGCGAAGGGTTACTGCGTGTTCTTCTGCAATTCGGACGACGATCCGGGCAAGCAGCAGAGTTACCTGCGGGTGCTGCGCGAGAAGCGGATCGACGGCCTCATCGTCGCGTCGGCCGGCGACGACGCGGTGCTCGCGCGGGCGCTGTCGGACGCGAGCGAGCCGATCGTGGTCGTCGATCGCAACATCGAGGGCCTGAACGCGGACCTCGTGCAGATCGATCACGAGCGCGGCGCGTGGCTTGCTACCCGCCATTTGCTGAAGCTCGGGCACGTGCGGATCGGCTGCATCACCGGGCCGGTGACGACGGCGGTCAGCGCGATGCGCGTGCACGGTTTCCTGCGGGCGCTCGCGCAGCGCGGGATCGAGATCGCGGAAGGGGCGATCGTCGAGAGCGACTTCACCGGCGCGGGCGGCTACCAGGCCGCGCAGCGGCTGTTCGACACGGTGCGGCCGACCGGGATCTTCGCGGGCAACGACATGATGGGCATCGGCGCGCTGCGCGCGGCGGCCGAGCGCGGGATCGCGGTGCCGACCGACTGCTCGATCATCGGCTTCGACGACATCGAACTCGGGCATTACACCTATCCGTCGCTGTCGACGGTCGGCCGTTCGGTGCGCGCGCTCGGCGAGATGGCCGCGCACACGCTGATCGAACGGATTTCCGGCATCGCGAAGGCGGCCGGCACGCCGATGCGCCGCCGCGTGGTCGCGCCGCGGCTGCTCGCGCGCGAATCGACCGGGCCGTGGAGCGGCGCGGCCGGGGAAACGTCGCTCGCCGCGGCGTAACCCCGGCGGCGTGCCGCGCGGGCGAGACGACCCGGCGGCGGAGTTTCTGCGAGGAGCGGACATGGCGGCGACAGACGAAGCAGGTCCGGAAGTGGCGGACGTTGACGAAACGGCGCTCGGCGCGCGCCTCGGCCGGGTCGCGGTGGTCGGCAGCCTGAACATGGATCTCGTCGCGCGGGCGCCGCGCCTGCCGCGCCCCGGCGAGACGCTCGCCGGGCACGCGTTCGCGCAGGTCGCGGGCGGCAAGGGCGGCAACCAGGCGGTCGCCGCCGCGCGGCTCGGCGCGGACGTCGCGATGATCGGCTGCGTCGGCGCGGACCCGAACGGCGAGCTGCTGCGCGCGGGCCTCGTCGCGGAGCGGATCGACTGCGCGGCGCTGGAAACCGCCGCGCATGCGTCCACCGGCGTCGCGCTGATCGTCGTGGACGACGCCAGCCAGAACGCGATCGTGATCGTCGCGGGCAGCAACGGCGAAGTGACGCCCGCGACGATCGCGCGGCACGAGGCGGCGCTCGCGCGCGCCGACGTGGTGGTCTGCCAGCTTGAGACGCCGCCCGACGCGGTGCGCGCGGCGCTCGCGACCGCGCGCCGGCTCGGCAAGACGACGATCCTGAACCCCGCGCCGGCGACCGGGCCGCTGCCCGACGACTGGCTGCCGCTGGTGGACTGGCTGGTGCCGAACGAACTGGAGGCGGCCGCGCTGACCGGGTTGCAGGTGACCGTGCCGGGCGAGGCCGCGCAGGCGGCCGTTGCGCTGCGCGGCGCGGGAGCGAACAACGTGCTCGTGACGCTCGGCGCGCAGGGCGTCTGCGTGCTGATCGGCGACGCGCCGGCCGAGCACTGGCCGGCCCCGCGCGTCGCGGCTGTCGATACGACCGCGGCCGGCGACACCTTTATCGGCGGTTTCGCCGCGCGGATCGCGGCCGGCGTCGAGCCGCGCGACGCGATCCGCTTCGCGCAGCGCGCAGCGGCGCTGTCGGTCACGCGCGCGGGCGCGCAGCCGTCGATTCCGACGCTCGACGAACTCGCGTGACGGCGTTTTTTCCGCACTTCTTCCCGCTGCTTTCCGCCGCTTCCCGCTGCTTCCCCCGCAATATTCTTTTTGCATCTTTTTTTGCCTGCGACTAGATAGTTTCCCTACGGATGCGCCTGTCAAGGCGATAGAAAGCGTTGCCGTAAACGTATTCAGGACGTCGGACGCTGCGCGGGACCGGCGCCTGGCGGCGGACTCGCTGCGCGTTCGCTGTCACGACAACAAGCCGACCAGGCCAACAGGCACTACGTGGTGGGGACGACGATGAACAAGGGCATCACGATCAAGGCGCGGATCGGGTTGGCGATGGCGTTTCTGGCCGCGCTGGTCGTCGCGATCAGCGTGCTCGGCCTGCTGGGCCTCACGCGCTCGAACAACGCGAACCGCGACACCTTCACCGAGCGGATGCCGGCCGCGATCGCGGTCGCGTCGGCGGAGCTGTATGCGTCGCGCGAGCGGCTCGTGCTCGACCGCGCGGCGTTCCTGATCGGCACGCCGGAAGTCGACGCGACGCTCGCCCGCGCGCGGATGATGCGCGGGATCTCGGACGACTGGTGGAAGAAGTTCCTCGACCTGCCGCGCAGCGCGGAGGGCGACCGGCTCGCGCAGACGGTGTCGGCGCGACGCGACGCGCTGCATGCGGCGGCGGATGCGTTCGCGGCGACCGTCAAGGCCGGCGACACCGCGAGCGTCGTGCCGGGCGCGAGGGCGCTGCAGGCGGCATACGACGGGCTCTCGAAGGCCGACGAGGAACTGAACCGCTATCAGACCGCGCACGCGCAGACCAGCTTCGACGACGCGCAGGCCGCGTTCTCGCAGTTGCGCATCGCATGCATCGCCGCGATGGTCGCGGGCATCGCCGGGGCGGCGCTGTCGTTCGTGTGGCTGCGCCGCGCGATCGCGCGGCCGCTCGCGGACGCGCTCGGCCACTTCGACGCGATCGCGGCGGGCGACCTGCGGCGGCCGGTCGTCGTGCACGCGCGCGACGAGATGGGCGAACTGCTCGCCGGCATCGCGAAGATGCAGCGCAGCCTGATCGACACCGTGCGCGCGGTGCGCTCGGGCAGCGAGTCGATCGCGACCGCGACGCGCGAGATTTCGGCGGGCAACCTCGACCTGTCGTCGCGCACCGAACAGCAGGCGTCGGCGTTGCAGCACACCGCGTCGAGCATGGATGAACTGACCGGCACGGTGAAGCAGAACGCCGACAACGCGCGCCAGGCGAGCGGGCTCGCGGCGACCGCGTCGGAGATCGCGAACCGCGGCAGCGCGGTCGTCGACCAGGTGGTCGGCACGATGGGCGACATCAACGACAGCTCCGCGAAGATCGCGGACATCATCACGATCATCGAGGGCATCGCGTTCCAGACCAACATCCTCGCGCTGAACGCGGCCGTCGAGGCGGCGCGCGCGGGCGAGGAGGGGCGCGGCTTCGCGGTGGTCGCGGGCGAGGTGCGCGGCCTCGCGCAGCGGTCGTCGGCGGCCGCGAAGGAGATCAAGGCGCTGATCGACGCGTCGGTCGAGCGGGTGCAGGCCGGCTCCGCGCTCGTCGACGAGGCGGGCCGCACGATGGGCGAGATCATCGGCGCGGTGCGGCGCGTGACCGACATCATGGGCGAGATCGCGGCGGCGTCCGGCGAGCAGGCGCGCGGGATCGACGACGTCGCGCGCGCGGTCGCGCAGATGGACGAGGTCACGCAGCAGAACGCGGCGCTGGTCGAGCAGGCGGCCGCCGCCGCGCAGTCGCTGGAGGACCAGGCGGGCCGGCTGCGCGAGGCGGTTGCGGTGTTTCGGGTCGATGACGGTGCGCAGGGGACGGTGGTCAGCGGCGCGCATGAGGTGGGTCGGCCTGCCGCGCGGGCTGTCGTTGCCGGCGCGGCGGCAACGGGCGCGGGGACGGCCGGCGCGGTGTCGCAGCGCGCGGCTGCGACCGCTTCGGCCTCGGCCATCTCGGCCACCTCGGCTGCCTCGGTCATATCCGCCCGTCCGGCTGCTGCCGTTCGCGACCGCTCACCGGCCCCGGCGCGGGCGGCACCGAAACCGCGTCGCCCCGCGCCGGCGCTCGCCGCGGCTCCCGTCGCGGCGAGCGCCGATCACGACTGGGAAACCTTCTGAGCCGCAGCAGCTGCGGACGCCGCCGTCCTGGATGATGGACAGAACCGCCGCAGCGGCAGCCGCGGCGGTTTTTTTATGCGCTTCGGTGACCCGACGCACGCTGCCGCACGAAGGTTCCGGTACATTGTCGGGCGCGGCGTCGTCGCGGGGCGATGCCTGCCGATGCGGCGATCCGCGCGCGGTACACTGCGCGTTGACCGGACGCAGGCGTCGCGCGGGGCCGGCCGCGCTGCCGCGTCACGCACCCAGGGGTAGCGTCCGGACCGGCGCGCAACGTCGCGCCGGCCGCGGCGCCGTACAACAAAAGGACTCGGATATGACGCATGACGATCTCGCGCAACGCCTCGTGAATGCGCGCCGCCGGCATCACCTGATCGAATCGGTCGCGCCGGAGCGCCTGCCGCCCGACGCCGCGACCGCGTATGCGATCCAGCAGGCGGTGATTGCCGGGCTCGGCACGACGACCGGCGGCTGGAAGATCGGCGCGCGCACGCCGGGCGGCGAAGTGTCCGGCGCGCCGATTCCCGCGCCGCTCGTCCAGGCGTCGCCGGCGCGCGTCGAGCGGCATGCGTTCTTTCGCGTGCTCGTCGAACTGGAGATCGCGTTTCGTTTCGCCGCGCCGATCGCGCCGCGCGCGGACGCCTATGCGCGCGACGAAGTGCTCGCGCAGGTCGGCCAGATCCTGCCGGCGATCGAGATCGTCGACAGCCGCTTCGCCGAATGGCCGAACGTCGCGCCGCTTGCGCAGCTCGCCGACGCGCAGAACAACGGCGCGCTCGTGACCGGTCACGCGCTGCCTTATGCGACGCTCGCGCGTTCGCTCGACTTCGTCGCCCCCGAACTCGAACTGTCGTTCGACGGCGTGTCGCTCGTGCCGGAAGCGACCGGCAACCCGGCCGGCGATCCGCGCGAGTTGCTCGTCTGGTTCGTCAACCATTGCGCGGCGATGGGCATCACGATCGAGCCGGGCTGGACCGTGACGACCGGCTCGTATGTCGGCGCGCACCGGATCGACGGCCCCGGGCTCCTGCATGGACACGTCGACGGCCTCGGCGAAGTCGAAGTCCAGTTCGTCTGATCGCTTCGCGGTGCGCGCGTCGCAGCCCGGCGCGCGCCGCTTCTTCTGTTCATTGCTTCGTCCCGCTTCTTCGTCCTCCCTCTTCGTTCCGCTTCTTCGTTCCGCTGCTTCGTCCCGCTTCTTCGTTCCACTTCCTCGCGCCACTTTCCGTTTGTTCCGCCCGCCGGCCAGCAGACGTCACTCAACGGGCGCATTGTTTCTGTCTCCGATCCAGTTCGACGCACGTTGCGCGTTCACGCAGCGCGTGCGCATGAATGCTTCGTGCGTGACTCAATGCGTGCGTCATGTTCGCTTCACGTTCGTATTCGCATCGGCGTGACACGCGTTTCGCGTTCGGGGCGCCCAGCGCATCGGCATAAAGCCACTACTCGCGAAAGGGAGTAACGCACCGCGTGCGGCGTCGACGTGCGCGTGCGCGGCAGCCCACCGACGCGCGTACATACGACGCGTAAGAAAGAAAAAATGTTGGTACGCAACGACAGCATCGAACAAAAAACATTTCGTTCGCCGAGCGTCGTTACGCGACGCCGATAGATGTTTCGGCGTCCGGCAAAGACGCGCGGCGCGTGCCGCAGCGTCGGAAACCGCTGCGATGTGGGCGGCCCGGTCTGAAAATTGCACAGCGGCGAAGCGGTGCCTGGTGAGGTCGTGTCGGACATCGTTCGGATAGGGGTTTTGACGGTCCGGGTCCGGCGCGAATTTGCAGTGAAAAAAAATTTGAAAAGGTTTAGGATGAATTCGAGCGATGTCGTTTCCCGATAGCGCGCCGCGCACGACATCGGTCGCAGACTTCGGCGAGGAGGTAGCATGGATATCTACAGCAGCTTCGCGACCCGCTTCGAAAAAACGCGAGAGGAGGAGTTCTCGCTTGAGGAGTATCTCGCGCTCTGCAAGGAAAATCCCAGTGCGTATGCCACGGCGGGCGAACGCATGCTGACGGCGATCGGCGAACCCGAACAGATCGATACACGTAACGATCCGCGCCTGTCGCGCATCTTTGCGAACAAGGTCATCAAGGTTTATCCCGCATTCCGCGAGTTCTACGGCATGGAGGACGTGATCGAGCAGGTGGTCTCGTACTTCAGGCACGCGGCGCAAGGACTCGAAGAGAAGAAGCAGATCCTGTATCTGCTCGGCCCGGTCGGCGGCGGCAAGTCGTCGATCGCCGAGCGTCTCAAGCAGTTGATGGAACGGGTGCCGTTCTACTCGATCAAAGGCTCGCCGGTGAACGAGTCGCCGCTCGGCCTCTTCGACTACGACGAGGATGGTCCGATCCTCGAAGAGCAATACGGCATTCCACGCCGCTACCTGAAGAGCATCCTGAGCCCGTGGGCGGTCAAGCGCCTGCACGAATACAACGGTGACATCCGCAAGTTCCGCGTGGTGCGCCGTTATCCGTCGATCCTGCGGCAGATCGGCATCGCGAAGACCGAGCCGGGCGACGAAAACAACCAGGATATTTCGTCGCTCGTCGGCAAGGTCGATATCCGCAAGCTCGAACAGTACGCGCAGGACGATGCGGACGCGTACAGCTACTCGGGCGGCCTGTGCCTCGCGAACCAGGGCCTGCTCGAATTCGTCGAAATGTTCAAGGCGCCGATCAAGGTGCTGCACCCGCTGCTGACCGCGACGCAGGAAGGCAATTTCAAGGGCACCGAAGGATTTGGCGCGATCCCGTTCTCGGGCATCATCCTCGCGCACTCGAACGAGTCCGAATGGAAGGCGTTCCGCAACAACCGGAACAACGAAGCGTTGCTCGACCGGATCTTCGTCGTGAAGGTGCCGTATTGCCTGCGCTACTCGGAAGAGATGAAGATCTACGAGAAGCTGCTGCGCAACTCGTCGCTCGCCGACGCGGTGTGCGCGCCCGGCACGCTGAAGATGATGTCGCAGTTCTCGGTGTTGACGCGCCTTGCGGAACCCGAAAACTCCAGCCTGTTTTCGAAGATGCAGGTCTACGACGGCGAGAACCTGAAGGATACCGATCCGAAGGCGAAGTCGTATCAGGAGTATCGCGACTTCGCGGGCGTGGACGAAGGGATGACCGGCGTCTCGACGCGCTTCGCGTTCAAGATCCTGTCGCGCGTGTTCAACTTCGACTCGACCGAGGTGGCGGCGAACCCCGTGCACCTGATGTACGTGCTCGAACAGCAGATCGAGCGCGAACAGTTCCCGCCGGAAACCGAGCAGAAGTATCTGTCGTTCGTGAAGGACGTGCTCGCGTCGCGTTACGCGGAGTTCATCGGCAAGGAGATTCAGACCGCTTACCTCGAATCGTATTCGGAGTATGGGCAGAACATCTTCGACCGCTACGTCACGTACGCGGACTTCTGGATCCAGGATCAGGAGTTCCGCGACCACGACACCGGCGAGAGCTTCGACCGCGCGGCGCTCAACGCGGAGCTGGAGAAGATCGAGAAGCCCGCCGGCATCAGCAATCCGAAGGACTTCCGCAACGAGATCGTCAACTTCGTGCTGCGCGCGCGCGCGTCGAACGCCGGCAAGAACCCCGCGTGGATCAGCTACGAGAAGCTGCGCGTGGTGATCGAGAAGAAGATGTTCTCGAACACGGAAGAACTTCTGCCGGTGATCTCGTTCAATGCGAAAGGATCGGCGGAAGAGCAGCGCAAGCACGAGGACTTCGTGAACCGGATGGTCGCGAAGGGTTATACGCCGAAGCAGGTGCGGTTGCTGTGCGACTGGTATCTGCGCGTGCGCAAGTCGTCATGAGCGACACCGCCGACACCGACGACGCGGCTTTACCGGCCGCGACCGCCGCCCGCCGGCGGCGTGCGTGGGCTTCCGGCGGGGCGCGGGCTGCATGGCCATAACGGGGCCGTAAAAGGGTCCTGGAACGGCGTGCATGCCCGGCGTCCCGCCCATTCGAAACTGGAGCGGGAGACTGGATGTGCTTCATCAAATCATCGACCGCAGGCTGGCAGGCAAGAACAAGAGCATTGCAAACCGCGAACGCTTTCTGCGTCGCGTGAAAAACTACATTCGTCACGCCGTTTCGGAGGCGGTGCGTGACCGCAGCATCAAGGACATACAGAACAACCAGAGCATCACGATCCCGCGCAAGGACATCGCGGAGCCGTCGTTCCGGCACGGCGCCGGCGGCCGGCGCGAGATGGTCCATCCGGGCAACGAGGACTACGTGCGCGGCGACCGCATCCCGCGGCCGCAGGGCGGCGCGGGCGGCGGCGGCAGCCAGGCGAGCAACGACGGCGAGGGGCAGGACGACTTCGTGTTCGAGCTGTCCCGCGAAGAGTTCATGCAGTATTTCTTCGACGACCTCGAACTGCCGCGTCTCGTGAAGACGCATCTGCTCGCGGTGCCGACGTGGAAAAGCATCCGCGCCGGCTGGGCGGCCGAAGGCACGCCGAACAACATCGACGTCGTCAGGTCGCTGCGCAGCGCGCTCGGCCGCCGCATCGCGCTCGGCGCGCCGCTCGTGAACGAGCTTCACGAACTCGAACAGCAACTGGAAACGCTGAAAGCGGACCCGTCCGACCGGCGCGAGGAAATCCGGGTGCTCGAAGAGGAAATCCACCATCTGCGCGGGCGCATCTGGCGCATTCCGTTCATCGATCCATTCGATCTGCGCTACATCAACCGGGTCAAGCAGCCGCAGCCGTCGAGCCAGGCCGTGATGTTCTGCCTGATGGACGTGTCCGGCTCGATGGACGAGCAGCGCAAGGACCTGTCGAAGCGCTTTTTCATCCTGCTGTACCTGTTCCTGAAGCGCAACTACGAGCGCATCGAGGTGGTGTTCATCCGCCACCACACGCGCGCGGAGGAAGTCGACGAAGACACGTTCTTCCATTCGACCGAAAGCGGCGGCACGGTCGTGTCGAGCGCGCTGGAACTGATGAAGCAGGTGATCGAGGACCGTTATTCGCCGACCGACTGGAACATCTACGGCGCGCAGGCGTCGGACGGCGACAACTGGACCGACGATTCTCCCAAGTGCCGGAAGATCCTCGCGGATGACATCCTGCCGAAGGTGCGCTATTTTGCGTATATTCAGGTGACGCCGGAAGAGCAGAATCTCTGGCTCGAATATGCGCAGCTCGCGCTGTCGCAGCCGCATCTGGCCATGAAGAAGGTCGATACGGCGGCCGACATCTATCCGGTGTTTCGCGAACTGTTCGAAAAGCAGGTGGCCACCACATGACGACAAGGCATCTGCACAACGAGGCGCGCGGCTATGAGCCGGAGCGCAGCAAGCGCGGCGGGCAGGAGCACGGTCAGGGCGGGGACGATGCGCAACGGCCGGCCGCGGAGGCGGGGGGACACGAAGTGGAGCCCGCGCCGCTCAAGTCCGGGTCGCCCGGGCAAAGGGAAGTCCGCATGAACGTAGCCGACAGAAGGCCGTTGCCGTGCCCGTCCGACTGGACCTTCGAACTGATCGAGGAGTACGACACGCACATCTCGCATGTTGCGGAGCAATACGAACTCGATGTCTATCCGATCCAGCTCGAACTGATCAGCGCCGAACAGATGATGGACGCGTACGCGTCCGTCGGGATGCCGGTCAACTACCGGCACTGGTCGTTCGGCAAGCACTTCCTCTCCACCGAGAAGAGCTACCGGCGCGGCCAGATGGGTCTCGCGTACGAGATCGTCATCAACTCGAATCCGTGCATCGCGTACCTGATGGAAGAGAACACGATGACGATGCAGGCGCTCGTCATCGCGCACGCGGCGTACGGACACAACTCGTTCTTCAAGGGCAACTACCTGTTCCGGCTGTGGACCGACGCGCACGCGATCATCGACTATCTCGTGTACGCGAAGAACTACATCGCCGAATGCGAGGAACGGTTCGGGCTCGATCGCGTCGAGGAACTGCTGGACTCGTGCCATGCGCTGATGAACTACGGCGTTGACCGCTACAAGCGGCCGCAGAAGCTGTCGCTCGAACGCGAGGCCGCGCTGCGGCGCGAGCGCGAGGCGTATCTGCAGTCGCAGGTGAACGAACTGTGGCGCACGCTGCCGGCGAGACAGGCGCCGCTCGCGGAAGAGATCGAGGAGCGTTTTCCGCCCGAGCCGCAGGAGAACCTGCTGTACTTCGCGGAAAAGAACGCGCCGCTGCTGGAGCCGTGGGAGCGCGAGGTGATCCGCATCGTGCGCAAGATCGGCCAGTACTTCTATCCGCAGCGGCAGACCCAGGTGATGAACGAAGGCTGGGCGACGTTCTGGCATTACACGCTGCTGAACACGCTGTACAACCAGGGCAAGCTGGAAGACGGCTTCATGATGGAGTTCCTCCATTCGCACAGCAACGTGATCTACCAGCCGCCGGTCACGAAACCGTACTACAGCGGGATCAATCCGTATGCGCTCGGCTTCTCGATGATGAGCGACATCCGCCGCATCTGCGAGTCGCCGACCGAAGAGGATCGCCGCTGGTTCCCGGAACTCGCGGGCAGCCCGTGGCTGAAGGCGCTGCACTACGCGATGCGCAACTTCAAGGACGAGAGCTTCATCGCGCAGTATCTGTCGCCGCACCTGATCCGCGAGATGCGGCTCTTCTCGGTGCTCGACGACGACATGCGCGACGCGCTCGAAGTGTCCGCGATCCACGACGACAGCGGTTATCAGTACGTGCGCCAGGCGCTGTCGCGTCAGTACGACATGCATCACCGCGAGCCGAACATCCAGGTGTGGTCGGTCAACATGCGCGGCGACCGCAGCCTGACGCTGCGGCATTTCATGAGCGACAACCGCCATCTGTCCGGCGACACCGACGAAGTGCTGCGCCACATGGCGCGGCTGTGGCAGTTCGACGTGTACCTCGAAAGCGTCGACGAGAACGGTACGGTCAGGAAGCGTTATGACTGCCGTTACTCGCCGCCGCCGATCAAGGTATAGATACCGGTTTTTACAGCGTTCCTTTCAGCAGTTGCTTTCGGCCAGCCTTCGGGCTGGCCTTTTTTATGGCGGCCGGCAGCGTGGCCGGTATCGGCAGCCGTCGCACCGCGGGAGTGAAACCGGATCGGTGTTTGCCCTGACGAGGTGCGCGGTTCCCTGAACCGGTGCGGCTGATATATCATGCTTCGATATATTCACGTGCCGTGCATCTTTGCTCCGGAAGACGCGGCACGCTTTTTATCGACAGCCGATACTCACCGTGCCCGATCCGATCCTCGACTGGTTTTCCCGTTTCCGTCCGTCGCAGACCCGCGTGCGCTGGCCCGAGCGCATGCGCGCGTGCGTCGGCGCCCTGGTTGGCATCGCGCTGACCGGCCTTGCAATGCGGTTCGCGCCGGGCGGCGGCGCGGCGATGCCGCTGCTGATCGCGCCGATGGGCGCGTCCGCCGTGCTGCTGTTCGGCGTGCCGGCGAGCCCGCTCGCGCAGCCGTGGTCGATTTTCGGCGGCAACCTGGTGTCGGCGTTCGTCGGCGTCACATGCGCGACGCTGATCGCGCAGCCGGTCGATGCGGCCGCCTGCGCGATCGCGCTTGCG from Paraburkholderia caballeronis encodes:
- a CDS encoding SpoVR family protein, whose translation is MTTRHLHNEARGYEPERSKRGGQEHGQGGDDAQRPAAEAGGHEVEPAPLKSGSPGQREVRMNVADRRPLPCPSDWTFELIEEYDTHISHVAEQYELDVYPIQLELISAEQMMDAYASVGMPVNYRHWSFGKHFLSTEKSYRRGQMGLAYEIVINSNPCIAYLMEENTMTMQALVIAHAAYGHNSFFKGNYLFRLWTDAHAIIDYLVYAKNYIAECEERFGLDRVEELLDSCHALMNYGVDRYKRPQKLSLEREAALRREREAYLQSQVNELWRTLPARQAPLAEEIEERFPPEPQENLLYFAEKNAPLLEPWEREVIRIVRKIGQYFYPQRQTQVMNEGWATFWHYTLLNTLYNQGKLEDGFMMEFLHSHSNVIYQPPVTKPYYSGINPYALGFSMMSDIRRICESPTEEDRRWFPELAGSPWLKALHYAMRNFKDESFIAQYLSPHLIREMRLFSVLDDDMRDALEVSAIHDDSGYQYVRQALSRQYDMHHREPNIQVWSVNMRGDRSLTLRHFMSDNRHLSGDTDEVLRHMARLWQFDVYLESVDENGTVRKRYDCRYSPPPIKV